The following proteins are co-located in the Diorhabda carinulata isolate Delta chromosome 4, icDioCari1.1, whole genome shotgun sequence genome:
- the LOC130892775 gene encoding uncharacterized protein LOC130892775, whose amino-acid sequence MMWRQLSLCRHAGVNPTHYLHGSDEIQHLQIPKSDKQMIAFKLILGFLSKGILQKVRANIGEYLKRNDLLTSTDIRNIQRAYNIDLKDGLYHKDDATSVNIWVKQCAEAKDNPEKSLGVKLSQ is encoded by the exons ATGATGTGGCGACAATTGTCGCTATGTCGCCATGCTGGCGTGAACCCTACACATTATTTACATGGATCAGATGAAATACAACATTTACAAATTCCAAAAAGTGATAAGCAGATGATTGCTTTCAAACTAATTTTAGGGTTTCTATCTAAAGG gaTACTACAGAAAGTGCGAGCAAACATAGGTGAATACCTAAAGAGGAATGATCTCCTTACAAGTACTGACATAAGAAATATTCAGCGGGCATATAATATAGATCTGAAAGATGGATTATACCACAAAGATGATGCGACTAGTGTTAATATTTGGGTCAAACAATGTGCCGAAGCTAAGGATAATCCAGAAAAGAGTTTGGGAGTCAAGTTATCACAATAA
- the LOC130892794 gene encoding putative nuclease HARBI1 codes for MDHKTFEDLLTLLRPRIAKQDTVIRKSIPASQRLSITLRYLASGADFEDLKFQSRIAPRTLSGIIIETCEAINEKLSNIQIPKTQESWKILARQFGNSWNFDNCIGAVDGKHITLQKPEKSGSYYYNYKGTHSKVLMAIANANYELIMIDVGTNGRVSDGGVIKNTKF; via the exons ATGGACCATAAAACATTTGAAGATTTATTAACATTGCTAAGACCTCGCATAGCAAAGCAGGATACCGTTATACGTAAATCTATACCAGCTTCTCAAAGATTATCTATAACCTTGAGATACCTGGCTAGTGGCGCCGATTTTGAAGACCTAAAATTTCAATCCCGCATTGCACCACGTACACTGAGCGGCATTATCATTGAAACTTGTGAagcaataaatgaaaaattaagcAATATTCAG ATACCCAAAACACAAGAAAGTTGGAAAATATTGGCACGACAATTTGGAAATTCATGGAACTTTGATAATTGCATTGGAGCTGTAGATGGAAAGCACATCACTTTACAAAAACCTGAGAAATCCGGTTcctattattataattataaggGAACACACAGCAAAGTGCTTATGGCCATAGCTAATGCAAATTATGAATTAATCATGATTGATGTCGGTACAAATGGTAGAGTGTCAGATGGAggagtaattaaaaatacaaaattttag